One window of Candidatus Binataceae bacterium genomic DNA carries:
- the pdxA gene encoding 4-hydroxythreonine-4-phosphate dehydrogenase PdxA has protein sequence MGDPAGIGAEVILKAAAALARKRSAPAILAIGDLVAMRSAAARLRLPAPSEWRRGASRPRLRDGLAVLNVGRLGARAMRPGHPGVEGANAAHGYILEGCRMALAGEADALVTAPINKQWMNRAGHQYPGHSELLAELCGVRLWRMMFAGTRLRLVLATVHIGLAQVPKALTREGVFDSIRLLSEHLERELGVARPRIAVLGLNPHAGEGGLFGDEELRCIGPAIRRAQRAGFEAFGPLAPDTAFVRHDDRFGFDGAVAMYHDQGLIALKTLEFDRAVNITLGLPFIRTSPDHGTAYDLAGRGVASATSMIAAIEYAAAHNTSIAPARDAVARRAS, from the coding sequence ATGGGCGATCCCGCCGGTATCGGTGCCGAAGTAATTCTGAAGGCCGCCGCTGCACTCGCGCGCAAGCGGAGCGCTCCGGCGATCCTCGCGATCGGGGATCTCGTGGCGATGCGCAGCGCAGCAGCACGGCTGCGGCTGCCGGCCCCCTCGGAGTGGCGGCGTGGCGCATCGCGGCCGCGCCTGCGCGATGGTCTCGCCGTGCTGAACGTCGGGCGGCTCGGGGCGCGCGCGATGAGGCCCGGCCATCCGGGAGTCGAGGGCGCCAACGCCGCGCATGGTTATATTCTGGAAGGCTGCCGCATGGCGCTCGCCGGTGAAGCCGACGCGCTGGTTACCGCGCCGATCAATAAGCAGTGGATGAATCGCGCGGGCCATCAATACCCCGGCCACTCGGAACTGCTCGCCGAGCTCTGCGGCGTGCGGTTGTGGCGCATGATGTTCGCCGGCACGCGGCTGCGGCTGGTGCTTGCGACCGTACACATCGGGTTGGCCCAGGTGCCAAAAGCGCTCACACGCGAAGGCGTGTTCGATTCGATTCGGCTGCTGAGCGAGCATCTCGAGCGCGAGCTGGGCGTAGCGCGGCCGCGGATCGCGGTGCTCGGACTTAATCCACACGCCGGCGAGGGCGGGCTGTTCGGCGACGAGGAGCTGCGCTGCATCGGTCCGGCGATTCGGCGTGCGCAGCGCGCCGGATTCGAGGCCTTCGGCCCGCTGGCGCCGGATACGGCCTTCGTGCGGCATGACGATCGTTTCGGCTTCGACGGGGCGGTCGCGATGTATCACGACCAGGGCTTGATTGCGCTTAAGACGCTGGAGTTCGATCGCGCCGTGAATATCACCCTCGGCTTGCCCTTTATTCGCACCTCGCCCGACCACGGCACGGCTTATGACCTCGCGGGCCGTGGCGTCGCGAGCGCCACCAGCATGATCGCGGCAATCGAATATGCCGCGGCGCATAACACTTCCATAGCTCCCGCCCGCGACGCTGTGGCGCGTCGCGCCAGCTAA
- the uvrA gene encoding excinuclease ABC subunit UvrA: protein MDRIIIKGAREHNLKNLDIEIPRDQLVVITGLSGSGKSSLAFDTIYAEGQRRYVESLSAYARQFLEQMEKPDLDSIEGLSPAISIEQKSGTRNPRSTVATITEIYDYLRLLFARVGHAFCYNCGREISQQSVQQIVDRIRTWPEGTRLHVLAPIVRDRKGEYKKELADLRRAGFVRVKIDGELLELSEEINLNKNHRHSIDVMVDRLALRPGIEKRLADSLEVAFKYGEDLLKIEKLEGKGAGEEIYFSQRFACVVCGISYPEITPRMFSFNSPHGACPECSGIGSIMYFDPELVAANEELSIADGAIAPWATMNYMQPVIEVLAAHYKFRLDQPWKAIPLKVRKALLNGSGEEAIEFGFERHGHRHANARPFEGILMWLDRRYKETESENIREWLEAFMNLRPCPVCTGTRLKKESLFVRFNGKSISEVTAMSIKQACSFFTAPKMSAQETAIASMILKEVRERLGFLAGVGLDYLNLDRTAGSLSGGEGQRIRLATQIGSSLVGVLYILDEPSIGLHQRDNERLLATLKRLKALGNSVIVVEHDRDTMLEADHIIDMGPGAGIHGGHVVAQGTPAEIMDNPASMTGKYLSGELEIAVPARRRPIGHRRLTVRDAHENNLRHLTVAFPLGVVVCVTGVSGSGKSTLVLDTVHRALAQRLGGGGRERPGAFKALEGIEHLDKVIHVDQSPIGRTPRSNPATYTGLFTHIRELFAQLPDARMRGYGPGRFSFNVKGGRCEACQGDGIIRIEMHFLPDVYVTCEVCGGKRYNRDTLEVQYKGKSIAEVLDMTALAALDFMSSVPPIRQKLETLRDVGLDYVHLGQSATTLSGGEAQRIKLAKELARRATGRTLYILDEPTTGLHFDDIKKLLTVLGRLADSGNTIIVIEHNLEVIKTADYIIDLGPEGGDRGGQIVAEGSPEEIAAAPNSHTGHFLRQVLGSRAAA from the coding sequence ATGGATCGCATCATCATCAAAGGGGCGCGCGAGCATAACCTCAAGAATCTCGACATCGAGATTCCCCGCGACCAGCTCGTCGTAATTACCGGGCTGAGCGGCTCGGGCAAGTCCTCGTTGGCTTTCGACACCATCTATGCCGAGGGGCAGCGCCGCTATGTCGAATCGCTGTCGGCATACGCCCGGCAGTTTCTCGAGCAGATGGAAAAGCCCGACCTCGATTCGATCGAGGGACTGTCACCGGCGATTTCGATCGAACAGAAGAGCGGCACGCGCAATCCGCGCTCGACGGTCGCGACGATCACCGAAATTTACGACTATCTGCGGCTGCTCTTCGCGCGCGTCGGCCATGCCTTCTGCTACAACTGCGGGCGCGAGATTTCACAGCAGAGCGTGCAGCAGATCGTCGATCGCATCCGCACGTGGCCCGAGGGCACGCGGCTCCACGTGCTCGCGCCGATCGTGCGCGATCGCAAGGGTGAATACAAAAAGGAGCTGGCGGATTTGCGCCGCGCTGGTTTCGTGCGGGTCAAGATCGATGGCGAGCTGCTGGAGCTAAGCGAAGAGATCAATCTCAACAAAAATCATCGCCACTCGATCGACGTGATGGTGGACCGGCTCGCCCTCCGTCCTGGGATCGAAAAGCGCCTCGCCGATTCGCTCGAGGTCGCTTTCAAGTACGGCGAAGATCTACTCAAGATCGAAAAGCTCGAGGGCAAAGGGGCGGGCGAGGAGATCTACTTCAGCCAGCGCTTTGCCTGTGTGGTTTGCGGCATCTCATATCCTGAAATTACGCCGCGCATGTTTTCCTTCAACAGTCCGCATGGTGCCTGCCCCGAATGCTCGGGCATCGGTTCGATTATGTATTTCGATCCCGAGCTGGTGGCGGCGAACGAGGAACTGAGTATTGCCGATGGCGCGATCGCGCCGTGGGCGACGATGAACTATATGCAGCCGGTAATCGAGGTGCTGGCGGCGCATTACAAGTTCCGGCTCGATCAGCCGTGGAAGGCGATCCCGCTGAAAGTGCGCAAGGCGCTGCTCAATGGCTCGGGCGAGGAAGCGATCGAATTCGGCTTTGAACGGCATGGCCATCGGCACGCTAATGCACGGCCCTTCGAAGGCATCCTCATGTGGCTCGACCGCCGATACAAGGAGACCGAGTCTGAGAACATCCGCGAGTGGCTCGAAGCCTTTATGAACCTGCGGCCGTGTCCGGTCTGCACGGGCACGCGGCTCAAGAAGGAAAGCCTGTTCGTGCGCTTCAACGGCAAGTCGATCAGCGAAGTGACGGCGATGTCGATCAAGCAGGCGTGCAGCTTCTTCACGGCGCCGAAGATGTCCGCGCAGGAGACGGCGATCGCGTCGATGATCCTCAAAGAGGTGCGCGAGCGCCTGGGCTTTCTGGCCGGCGTCGGGCTTGATTACCTGAACCTCGATCGCACTGCGGGCAGTCTCTCCGGCGGCGAAGGCCAGCGTATCCGGCTCGCGACGCAAATCGGCTCAAGCCTGGTCGGCGTGCTTTACATCCTTGACGAGCCCTCGATCGGACTCCATCAACGCGACAACGAGCGGCTGCTGGCGACGTTGAAGCGGCTCAAGGCGCTGGGCAATTCGGTGATCGTGGTCGAGCATGATCGCGACACCATGCTGGAGGCCGATCACATTATCGATATGGGCCCGGGCGCGGGGATTCACGGCGGTCACGTGGTCGCCCAGGGGACGCCGGCCGAGATCATGGATAATCCGGCGTCGATGACCGGCAAATATCTTTCGGGGGAACTCGAAATTGCAGTGCCCGCACGCCGCCGGCCGATCGGTCATCGCCGACTCACCGTGCGCGACGCCCATGAGAACAATCTGCGCCATCTCACGGTGGCCTTTCCGCTCGGCGTCGTGGTTTGCGTCACCGGCGTGTCGGGCTCGGGCAAATCCACGCTGGTGCTCGACACGGTGCATCGCGCGTTGGCGCAACGCCTGGGCGGCGGCGGACGCGAGCGGCCCGGCGCCTTCAAGGCGCTGGAGGGTATCGAGCATCTCGACAAGGTGATTCACGTCGATCAGAGCCCGATCGGCCGCACTCCGCGCTCTAATCCCGCAACCTACACCGGTTTATTCACGCATATTCGCGAGTTGTTTGCGCAACTCCCCGACGCGCGGATGCGCGGCTACGGCCCGGGCCGCTTTTCCTTCAACGTCAAGGGCGGGCGCTGCGAGGCCTGCCAGGGCGACGGCATTATCCGGATCGAGATGCACTTTCTGCCCGACGTCTACGTGACGTGCGAGGTGTGCGGCGGCAAACGCTACAATCGCGACACCCTCGAGGTGCAGTACAAGGGCAAGAGTATCGCCGAGGTGCTCGATATGACCGCGCTCGCCGCGCTCGACTTCATGAGCTCGGTGCCGCCGATTCGCCAGAAGCTCGAAACCTTGCGTGACGTCGGGCTCGACTATGTTCACCTCGGCCAGTCGGCGACGACGCTGTCCGGCGGCGAGGCCCAACGGATCAAGCTGGCCAAGGAGTTGGCGCGGCGCGCGACGGGCCGCACGTTGTATATTCTTGACGAGCCGACGACCGGGCTCCACTTCGACGACATCAAGAAGCTGCTGACGGTCCTCGGCCGCCTCGCCGACAGCGGCAACACGATCATCGTCATCGAGCATAATCTTGAAGTTATCAAGACCGCTGACTACATAATCGACCTGGGGCCGGAGGGCGGCGATCGCGGCGGCCAGATTGTCGCGGAAGGGTCGCCCGAGGAAATTGCGGCCGCGCCCAACTCTCACACCGGGCATTTCCTGCGCCAGGTACTCGGTTCGCGCGCCGCCGCCTAG